In Triticum urartu cultivar G1812 chromosome 6, Tu2.1, whole genome shotgun sequence, the following proteins share a genomic window:
- the LOC125513835 gene encoding membrane steroid-binding protein 1-like, whose translation MAMAAAGEWWEAAKATIAAYTGLPPEAFITVAAVIAGLYMALSGSFARPAPSPPRRREAEDERTLEALPPPVQLGEVTEKELGLYDGSDPKKPLLIAIKGQIYDVTQSRMFYGPGGPYALFAGRDVSRALAKMSFELSDLTGDVSGLGPLEVEALQEWEQKFMGKYVKVGTIKKTILVSEEDGRAHAEISGRGFDANAIQRNHELAPEKNRAENTTAGHVSAMEQPMKISHVGDSKSIHEDEVKTPEETPGVDLRNTSSTSGGGEREDIGQKAKQAPDVDVNGSRNREGTGGSREVPGVG comes from the exons ATGGCGATGGCTGCAGCGGGGGAGTGGTGGGAGGCAGCGAAGGCGACCATCGCGGCGTACACAGGACTGCCGCCGGAGGCGTTCATCACGGTGGCTGCGGTGATCGCCGGGCTTTACATGGCCCTCTCCGGCTCATTCGCGCGGCCAGCCCCGTCGCCGCCGAGAAGGAGGGAGGCGGAGGACGAGAGGACGCTCGAGGCGCTGCCGCCACCGGTGCAGCTTGGTGAGGTGACGGAGAAGGAGCTGGGGCTCTATGACGGGTCCGACCCCAAGAAGCCGCTCCTCATCGCCATCAAGGGGCAAATTTATGATGTCACGCAGAGCAG GATGTTCTATGGACCTGGTGGCCCATATGCATTGTTTGCGGGCAGGGATGTAAGTAGGGCATTGGCAAAGATGTCATTTGAGCTGAGTGATTTAACCGGTGACGTTTCAGGCTTAGGCCCTTTGGAGGTGGAAGCCTTGCAAGAATGGGAGCAGAAATTCATGGGCAAGTATGTGAAGGTTGGAACAATAAAGAAGACCATTTTGGTCTCTGAGGAAGATGGTAGAGCGCATGCTGAGATATCTGGAAGAGGCTTCGACGCAAATGCAATACAGAGAAATCATGAGTTGGCACCAGAAAAAAATAGAGCTGAAAATACAACTGCAGGTCATGTAAGTGCAATGGAGCAGCCAATGAAAATTTCCCATGTGGGTGACAGCAAAAGCATCCATGAAGATGAAGTGAAGACGCCAGAAGAAACGCCTGGTGTAGATTTAAGGAACACAAGCAGCACAAGCGGTGGAGGAGAGCGTGAAGACATCGGGCAGAAGGCAAAACAGGCACCGGATGTAGATGTGAACGGCAGCAGAAACCGTGAAGGTACAGGAGGATCAAGGGAAGTGCCAGGTGTTGGTTAG